The genomic segment aaagaaaaaagcaAAATCAAGTAAAGAAAGTTGGAGATACCCGGCCCCAGCCTTAGCGCCCGTATCTGATGTGCATTGTCCCGTTTCGGTTGACCGTCCGCTGCCGCGGCTCCCTCATTTATCCATGGGCGGACAGAGTAAATGCCCCCTCCATATAAAATGGCAGaaccatcccccccccccccccttctcgttCTCGGCCGTCCCTTCCATTAATTTATTAGTTTCCACGAGAAAACGTGAAACAATTACCAGTCCGTTCGTTTTCCGATCCCCGCCCTCCGCCCCCGGGCCCAACCTGTTTGTTTCTTAATTCGCGCACCGCACCTGCTGTCATACGTGTCCATCACCCATCCCTATATAAATACGACCCtcatctccccccccccccacgtCATTTCATCCTCCCCTCAATCCCCGCTCCCGGAAGACTCAACGGACCGCGTTAGACCGAGCGATCGCATGGGAGGAGCAGGAGCAATGGCTGTGCAAGCCCAGTATCCATCCAACGCCCTCTCCGCGGATTTCCGGGCCAGGTGAGAGCCCGCCTGCCCCCAGATTCGTTATTTTAGGAGCGCTTCTTTTGTCTTTCCTCCCTGACAAGTCTTTCTTCTCCAGAGCTCGCAACAATGTCCAGATGCCCCAAGATCGCAATCCCCACCCCCACCAACTCGGGACTCTCCCCGGCATCTACAGCTATCTCGGTGAGCCATCCCGAACCCCAGCTCCTTCTTGTTCCCCTTCACCTCCGAGATCATCTGCTCATTGAACGGCTGTGATTGGATCAGCAGGGCCGCAGCAGGGCTTTAATAACTTGACCGTGTTCAGCGATCCGACGAGCGAGCTGACGTGCAACGCCTCCGGTACCCGGAAGCGGATGCGAGATGAGGAGCCCATGGCGCCGCTCCCTCCAGACCCCGACCGCAACGCCCTCGCCGTCTTCCGAATCCCTGGTCTAAATCTCGCCGCGCTTCCGTCGAAGCCTGACAACACTGCCGTAGCCACCGCCGGCGCTCGCTTGTCGCACGAGCAGAGCCGCTTGCTCGACTCCGCCGGGACTTCTACTAGCGGGCGTCCCGCCGCCGCCTCGCAGCTCGCTGTCTCCCCTCTTGCCCAGGAACTCACCTTCCATCTCTACCAGCAGACCATTGAGATCGacgccctcctccgcctccagGTACCGGATCCCATCCCCCTCCCCTGTCTCTCTTTTTCTGGATAGAGTCCTGTACTGGTCTAATTTCGTCTGATGTGATGTGATTACTAGAATGAAAGGCTTCGATCGGGATTAGAGGAGGTCCGGAAGAGATATTGCCGGGTGTTGGTGTCGGCGGTGGAGCAGCGGGTGGCGAAGCGGCTGAGGGAGAAGGAGACGGAGCTGGAGGTCGCGACCCGCCGGAATGCGGAGCTGGAGGAGAAAGTAAGGCAGATGAGCGCCGAGAACCAGATCTGGTTCAACGTCGCCAAGAACAACGAAGCCGTGGTTAATAGTCTTCGGACGAGCCTGGAGCAGGTGCTCCTCCAGAACGTCGCGTTCACCGCCCCCGTGACCGGCAACCAGGGCCGCGAGGGTTACGGGGACAGTGAGGGGCCGGTGGCGGCGTTCCCGGCTGACGACGCGCAGTCGTGCTGCTTCgaggaggggaggagggagGCAGAGGCGACGGCGGCACGGGAGAACGAGGAGCTCCGTTTGCGGAGGGGGTGCAAGGCGTGCCGGGACAAGGACGTGTGCGTTCTTCTGCTCCCCTGCCGGCACCTTTGCTTGTGCGTGGCCTGCGAACCGAAGATCGACACGTGTCCCATCTGCCACTCCGTGAAGAATGCTTCCCTCGAAATTTTCCTATGCTGATCCCCGCGGGCGTTATCTCTTCTGGGTCCGTCTCGGCCGTCCGATGGGGTGAACCAACGATCTGGAATCGTCTGTGaagctttttcttttatttttttccgcgtcttttcttcttctttttttttgtgaactCTCTTTTGCCAATGCTCTCCGATGCATGCTGTACCGGAGTGTTCCGCTGCTACTGTAAGGAAAACTTCTCggtaaagttttcttttttttttttttatcgaccaaaaaagttctattttttattcaaaacaCTCCGTAATTTTCTCTTAAGAGTGCTGAAACTGCTCGTGAGAGTTTTATGAGCCACACTTCATTCAGTAGGTAGTTTATTACCCGATGTATTGCGTCGAGGGCGGTTGGAATTTGAGGAAAATATGGGTGCCTAATTGCTTGGCTGAGGTGGTCAGCTACGTTGTCAGTCTTAGCAGTCGGGGTCCCCCCAAGAGGTTTAATATTTATACCGTGGATTAGTTATCGGCAAGTGCGTACAAGCGTCGAAGAAACCTACGCTTTGGAACTAGATACATTATTATCAATTATCCCAGATTGCTAAGTTTTATCATCATATATTCCTGACTGGGTTCTTGTAATTGTGCATTACGTGGATGATCACGATATGCTTGTATTAAAAATATCGCCAAGGGAAAGATCTCGCGGGAGATGGTGGAGATTGAGGATCTGGTGGAGCCCGGCACGGTTTGTACTGGGAACGAGTAAAAGCAGGTTATGGATGGGTGTGCGCGCGTTCCTCGTATGCTCCATTATTTTATAAACTATTTGCTTTCTTATTAGAAAAGAGTGACGAATACTGGGCTGGTGGGAACAAAAGTGGGACACTGGAACGGGCAACATCTCGATCCTGTCTCTGATTAGCGGTTATTTAAATTAAGGGGAGCACTGACCGTGGGTGGGTGCCATTTCGAGCGGTGGAGAGGAGGATGGGGTAGTTTACTCTGTCATGATTATTACGCTGCTCTGGAGAGCGAGATGGAAAATATTGGGATTACCGCAAGGACTCGGCATCGCAGCTCCCCATCCAATGGCATCACCAACCCTCCCCCACCACCGACTCCTGCCTCCTACTTCCTGTTCTTATTTAATTATCTTTGGGCAGGGGGGGATTTGGTAGTGCGAGGAGCAGGGCAGGGGAAGGTGGCCAGGAAAAGGAGACGCTGCATTGGATGGATGGTGTGCAAGATATGTGACTGCCTCCGCCTCCACCATCCCCCTTATCATAAGTAACAAAGAAAACGACTCGCACCCTTTGACCGTTCGATATTATAAGATTAAGGATTGGCTAATGTAACTCTTTTTTAAGTGTGCATTATGTGCTCTTCCTGATTAAGACGCTGCTCTGTAATCGTTGGAAAGCAATGAACTCGTTCCCTGCTTTCCCAAGCAATTTGCATTATAGAGGGGGGCACTCGATGTCATCCACCTCGTTATCATCACGCCAACTTCACTTTGGTGCGCTAGGACCACTCAATTCAAAACTAATTTTCTATTACGTATGCTACTGCTTAGGTGCGCACGAACCGTCCTTTAGTTTGTAACTTCCCTTTGACCGGTTATGATTGTACCCCTTTTCGCGCTGCTCCCATGTGTCGCATGGGATTTAGTGTCCCGCATCTTGAGTAGGAACTAATAATCGTTGCGAGTTCCCCAATtcgatttccttttttttttcccttcaaatTTGGCAGGTACTGAGATTTGCACGGTCGAAGTCTGAAAAATGGATCATGAAGCCTACATGGAATCATTATCTTCCCTCCCGGACTAAGGCTACCGTGGGCTATGCTAGTTGCCAACCGCGcctcatatatgtatatgtaactCCGACTGCAAACTTAGTAATTGACAGTAACCGCGAGACAAGTAAACGTGATGCAGAAACAGCACACACACGCCTCGTTTGTAAGCGACTTGACGACATAGGAAATTGATATGGGCTGATGAGCATAGAAAGGGGCGACACCCTGTGCAAATGTTGCCATCTGCACTCGGTACTTACTGTTACGACACGTGGTATGCCGTGCGACGTGATAGCTCTTGGCATGCTTTTGAAATACGTGCAGATGGAAAAGGGATCCATCCATattggcatcagatgctgcgagaAAAGCCCTCACCCGCCTAGCCTTACTCAACCGGCCGTCCGCTCCTTCCCCCAGCCTCATATGTTTGTTGTTTACGAATGGCCCATGATGTGCGATCCCCACTCCACCCCCCGATAAGCCAACCAACGCCCTCTCTCactttttcttttggatttggtGGAGAAAGACAACGAAGTCGTAGTTATCTTCAAATTTAGGCGGAAAATACTTTGACTTCATAgctctttttttaaattaaatatcataatttatttttctgttgCAATATCCCCCAATAATCCATCCATGCTCTAACATAGTTGACAGCGAGAGAAAAAATATCTGATTTACTCTCCGTCTTTCAGAAGTTATGAAGGAAGCTATTTTAGAGAAAAACTTCGGCCAATTCTCTTTCAGGACCCCAGCTAACCTCATCCATGAATTATGAAGGAAATTGTTGCAATGTGGTATCAGAGAAGAGGAGGGATGAGGCAGGGCGAAGATCCATTTTGTGCCAAAGAAGCACATGTAGCAGAGGATAGGAGGGGTGATGATCAAGTGCCACAACGTTGAAGGCAGTAATGGTGGCAATGGATAGGGTGAGTGCAACAAAAAAGGTCTGCAGTAACGGCCAAAATGGTACGAATAAACAAAGTAAAACTTGTACCGACAGTTCCTAAACCATAACAACATGTGGCTGTGATGAATGGGCCACCAGATGGGCCGGCTTGGACCAAAGTCGGCAGGCCCTTCTATCAGTTATTATTAGGATTGGAGGTATTTCCTACCTCTGATGGCTACTatctcacctaaaccaagtatgcatctaatctttttttttttttcatactgGTCTTATTGATTGTAAGACAACTGACAGTCCCTTAGAGTTCAACATCAAGCTCTGTGCTACAAATAAGGAGCTTCTTCCAAACGCTACCCTTTGCCGACAGCTCGTTGAGAACCTTATTTATCTCACTGTTACCAGACCAGATATTGCCTATACTGTACATCTTGTCAGCCAGTAAATGACAGCTCCACACTCTGTTCACTATGCAGCTGTTTTTC from the Phoenix dactylifera cultivar Barhee BC4 chromosome 14, palm_55x_up_171113_PBpolish2nd_filt_p, whole genome shotgun sequence genome contains:
- the LOC103712804 gene encoding probable BOI-related E3 ubiquitin-protein ligase 2 isoform X1 encodes the protein MGGAGAMAVQAQYPSNALSADFRARARNNVQMPQDRNPHPHQLGTLPGIYSYLAGPQQGFNNLTVFSDPTSELTCNASGTRKRMRDEEPMAPLPPDPDRNALAVFRIPGLNLAALPSKPDNTAVATAGARLSHEQSRLLDSAGTSTSGRPAAASQLAVSPLAQELTFHLYQQTIEIDALLRLQNERLRSGLEEVRKRYCRVLVSAVEQRVAKRLREKETELEVATRRNAELEEKVRQMSAENQIWFNVAKNNEAVVNSLRTSLEQVLLQNVAFTAPVTGNQGREGYGDSEGPVAAFPADDAQSCCFEEGRREAEATAARENEELRLRRGCKACRDKDVCVLLLPCRHLCLCVACEPKIDTCPICHSVKNASLEIFLC
- the LOC103712804 gene encoding probable BOI-related E3 ubiquitin-protein ligase 2 isoform X2 encodes the protein MGGAGAMAVQAQYPSNALSADFRARARNNVQMPQDRNPHPHQLGTLPGIYSYLGPQQGFNNLTVFSDPTSELTCNASGTRKRMRDEEPMAPLPPDPDRNALAVFRIPGLNLAALPSKPDNTAVATAGARLSHEQSRLLDSAGTSTSGRPAAASQLAVSPLAQELTFHLYQQTIEIDALLRLQNERLRSGLEEVRKRYCRVLVSAVEQRVAKRLREKETELEVATRRNAELEEKVRQMSAENQIWFNVAKNNEAVVNSLRTSLEQVLLQNVAFTAPVTGNQGREGYGDSEGPVAAFPADDAQSCCFEEGRREAEATAARENEELRLRRGCKACRDKDVCVLLLPCRHLCLCVACEPKIDTCPICHSVKNASLEIFLC